Genomic window (Leptotrichia sp. oral taxon 212):
CTATGACAATTTTATGGAAATTACATAGAAAACTACCACAGGAATTAATTCAGGAATTATATAAATTATAAAAAGAGAGGTAAAATGTATTTAGAATTTGAAATTTTTTTGATTATATGTAACTATCTTGGAACAATAGCCTTTGCCGCTTCAGGAGCTTTAAAGGGAATAAAGTATAAGCTGGATATTTTTGGAATGACGCTCCTTGCAACGATGACAGCATGTGGTGGAGGAATAATAAGAGATATTCTGCTTAACGAGGTTCCAACCGCTCTTATCAATCCGGAAGGATTAT
Coding sequences:
- a CDS encoding trimeric intracellular cation channel family protein, yielding MYLEFEIFLIICNYLGTIAFAASGALKGIKYKLDIFGMTLLATMTACGGGIIRDILLNEVPTALINPEGLYISIITTVILYIFMKNLENQ